From the genome of Pungitius pungitius chromosome 21, fPunPun2.1, whole genome shotgun sequence, one region includes:
- the LOC119212782 gene encoding uncharacterized protein LOC119212782 has translation MRAMQRLLLLAEFVLLARCQKLQVDISPQLEKIFLGDLIRLRCDSSNGSEVKWYMNGTEQNQRSHTLKIEVATLKHSGIYQCERGTLKSDDYPITVQDYVPKASLTIRTGQPVVRKGGSVILQLDHEDGVKGWKCWVNTGEQTQKVPMRRSLEKAVRVVFQTHRLEAPESVFWCTGTQQLRSNQILVRTSVSEQYVALEMYPLPAVVGESLTLKCLVWGAERIIRAVFYKDTKSIQESQQFTYHIDNVTDSTGGRYKCEATYTYKQHSAGPPYQVFSDEQNVFVQVSPMRAVLVSAGSSMSCSCLRCRANGTYHWYIYHGEGWLLMSSRQRVMTPEKSGTYACRMVWTEGRSALSNVHIYQSKSIPMSIVVILVLLVVVGLGVCFCFIIKRRNTTDQVYEDVPLRSRDTADGGYDVLKKRPQGEGEYDTLQPGASGEQPKEGEYQALKKGEATEYDTLQPGASGEQAKEGEYQALKKGEATEYDTLQPKAPGEQAKEGEYQALKKGEASEYDTLQPGASGEQAKGGEYEALKKGEATEGVYHTLGMGGAEGGE, from the exons ATGAGGGCAATGCAACGTCTGCTGCTCCTGGCAG AGTTTGTGCTCCTTGCAAGATGTCAAAAGCTACAAG TTGATATCTCACCTCAACTAGAGAAGATCTTTTTGGGGGACTTAATTCGTTTGAGATGTGACAGCTCCAATGGCAGTGAAGTGAAATGGTACATGAACGGCACAGAACAAAATCAGAGGAGCCACACCCTGAAGATTGAAGTTGCTACACTCAAGCACTCAGGCATTTATCAATGTGAACGCGGCACGCTAAAGAGTGACGACTATCCCATCACCGTCCAGG ATTACGTTCCCAAGGCCTCGCTCACCATCAGGACCGGCCAGCCTGTGGTGCGGAAGGGAGGCTCAGTCATCCTGCAGCTGGACCATGAGGACGGTGTAAAGGGATGGAAGTGCTGGGTCAACACAGGAGAACAGACACAGAAGGTTCCAATGAGACGGAGCCTTGAGAAGGCAGTGAGGGTGGTCTTTCAAACCCACAGACTGGAAGCTCCAGAGAGCGTTTTCTGGTGTACTGGTACTCAACAACTCAGGAGCAACCAAATCCTGGTCAGAACCTCAG tttCAGAGCAGTACGTGGCGTTGGAGATGTACCCTCTGCCCGCTGTGGTTGGGGAGAGTCTGACCCTAAAGTGCCTCGTCTGGGGCGCCGAGAGAATCATCCGCGCTGTTTTCTACAAAGACACTAAGAGCATTCAGGAAAGCCAGCAGTTCACCTACCACATCGATAATGTGACAGACTCTACTGGTGGAAGATATAAGTGCGAGGCCACCTACACATACAAGCAACACAGCGCCGGGCCGCCGTACCAAGTGTTCTCTgatgaacaaaatgtgtttgtccaAG TGTCTCCCATGAGGGCGGTTCTGGTCTCTGCAGGCTCCAGCATGTCGTGTTCTTGTCTGCGTTGTCGTGCTAATGGCACCTATCACTGGTACATCTATCATGGCGAGGGATGGCTGCTTATGAGTTCCAGGCAACGGGTCATGACGCCGGAAAAGAGTGGCACCTACGCATGTCGTATGGTTTGGACCGAGGGGAGGTCTGCGCTCAGCAACGTCCACATCT ATCAATCCAAATCCATTCCAATGTCAATTGTTGTGATCTTGGTTCTATTAGTGGTtgtgggtctgggtgtgtgtttttgtttcataattaaaaggAGAAATACCACTG ATCAAGTTTACGAGGACGTGCCGCTGAGATCTCGAGACACCGCTGACGGCGGATACGATGTGCTGAAGAAACGTCCCCAAGGTGAAGGCGAGTACGACACCCTGCAGCCAGGAGCGTCGGGCGAACAGCCGAAAGAAGGCGAGTACCAGGCCCTGAAGAAAGGAGAAGCTACCGAGTACGACACCCTGCAGCCAGGAGCATCGGGGGAACAGGCGAAAGAAGGCGAGTACCAGGCCCTGAAGAAAGGAGAAGCTACCGAGTACGACACCCTGCAGCCAAAAGCGCCGGGGGAACAGGCGAAAGAAGGCGAGTACCAGGCCCTGAAGAAAGGAGAAGCTAGCGAGTACGACACCCTGCAGCCAGGAGCATCGGGGGAACAGGCGAAAGGAGGCGAGTACGAGGCCCTGAAGAAAGGAGAAGCTACCGAGGGGGTCTACCACACcctggggatggggggggcagagggaggggagTGA